The Amycolatopsis sp. NBC_01480 genome segment GCTCGCGGCCCTTGGCGTCGCCCGTCTCGTGCACCACGGCCAGCCGGACGCCGCCGAGGTCCACCCGCGCCACCTCGGGCAGCCACGCCCGCAGCTCCGGGCCGTCGTTGTTGCCGTACACGGCCACCAGCCGCTTGCTCGCCACCGCCAGCTGGTCGAACGCGTCCAGGTCGACCCAGTCGCCGGCGTGCACGACGACGTCGGCCAGCGCCACCTCGGCCCAGACCTCCTCGGGCAGCTCCTTCGCCCGTTTCGGCAGATGGGTGTCCGCCACGAGCAGCAGCCGCACGCCGGTCACGCCTCCTGCTCCCCGATCGCGTCGAGCACCCGCTCGAGGAACGAGCCGATGTGCTTGCGCAGCAAGTCTTCCGCACCCGCGGCGTCGCCCTTCTTCGCGGCGGCCAGCACGGCCTTGTGCTCGGCCCACTCCTTGCGCCAGCTCGGGCTCGCGTCCCAGCCGACCACGGTGATCAGCGCGGCCCGGTCCTTGAGGTCGTCCAGGATGGACACCAGCAGCGGGTTGCCGCAGCCGAGGTAGAGGGCCCGGTGGAACCGGCGGTTGAGCAGGCTCAGCGCGGCGTGGTCCTTGTCCGCGAGGGCGGCCGAGGCCTCCTTCAGCGCCTCCGCGGCGTCCTCGAACAGCGACGGGTCGCGCCGCTCGACCGAGCGCCGGACGGCCTCGGGCTCGAGCACCATCCGCACGTCGTAGACCGACTTCGCCAGCTCCGCGTCGACCACGCACACCGAAGCGCCCTTGTACGGGCTGAACGTCACCAGCCCCGAGTTCGACAGCACCTTCAGCGCCTCGCGCACCGGCGTCTTCGACACGCCCAGCCGCTGCGCCAGCTCGGCCTCCACCAGCGGCTGCCCCGGCCGCAGCTCCCGGGTGAGGATGCCGCGCCGGATCTCCTCCAGCACCACTTCGGTCCGGGAGGCGGGAAGGCTGAACGTCGGTGGCATCGGGCGCTCCAGGCTCTCGCGAGATCTGTGTTGTCCAACTTAGCCAAGCGCGGCGTCGCCGGGTCCCGCGGCGCGCTCGGTGCGAATGATCGTATATCAGATGCCATACTCGGGTGGACGAGGAAAGAGGTGGGGACAACCGTGGCCATCAGGAAACCCGAGGACCTCCGCAGCCACCGCTGGTTCGGCGGCGACGAGCTGCGCAGCTTCAGCCACCGGGCGCGGGCCCGCCAGCTGGGTTATCTGCCCGAGGAGCACCTCGGCAAGCCGGTTATCGCGATCCTCAACACCTGGAGCGACATCAACCCGTGCCACATGCACCTGCGGGAACGCGCCGAGCAGGTGAAGCGCGGCGTCTGGCAGGCGGGCGGCTTCCCGCTGGAGTTCCCCGTGGCGACGCTCTCGGAGACCTACCAGAAGCCCACGCCGATGCTCTACCGCAACCTGCTGGCGATGGAGACCGAGGAGATCCTGCGGTCCTACCCCATCGACGGCGCGGTGCTGATGGGCGGCTGCGACAAGACCACCCCGGCCCTGCTGATGGGCGCGGCCAGCGCCGGGCTGCCGGCGATCTTCGTGCCCGCCGGGCCGATGCTGCGCGGGCACTGGCGCGATCAGACCCTCGGCAGCGGTACCGACATGTGGAAGTACTGGGACGAGCGGCGCGCCGGGCTGATCGGTGACGCGGAGCTGGCCGAGCTGGAGCGCGGCCTCGCCCGCTCCCCCGGCCACTGCATGACGATGGGCACGGCGTCCACCATGACCTCGGCCGCCGAGGTGCTGGGACTGACGCTGCCGGGCGCGGCGTCGATCCCCGCCGTCGACTCCGCGCACCACCGGATGGCCGCGGCGAGCGGAGCGCGGATCGTCGGGCAGGTCTGGGAGGACCTGACCATCACGAAGATCCTCGACCGGTCCGCGTACGAGGATGCGATCACCACCGTGCTCGCGCTCGGCGGCTCGACCAACGCGCTGATCCACCTGATCGCGATGGCCGGGCGCAGCGGGATCGGCCTGACGCCCGCCGATTTCGACGCCATCGCCCGGCGCGTCCCGGTGCTGGCGAACATCCGTCCCGGCGGCGCGTGGCTGATGGAGGACTTCTACTACGCCGGCGGCCTGCCCGGGCTGCTCTCGCGGCTGACCGATCTGCTGCACCCCGACCGTCTGACGGTCAGCGGGCAGACCCTCGGCGAGACGCTGGCCGAGGCGCGCGTGCACAACGACGACGTGATCCGGCCCCGGGACAACCCGCTCGCGGCCGAGGGCGGAATCGCCGTGCTGCGGGGGAATCTGGCGCCCTCGGGCGCGGTGATCAAGCACATCGCGGCGGCGCCGGAGCTGCTCACGCACACCGGGTCCGCGGTGGTGTTCGACGACTACCGCGACCTGAAGAAGCGGATCAACGACCCGTCGCTCGGCATCACCGCGGACTCGGTGCTGGTGCTGCGCGGCTCCGGCCCGCTCGGCGGCCCCGGCATGCCGGAGTACGGCATGCTGCCGATCCCGGATCACCTGCTGGCCCAAGGCGTTCGGGACATGGTGCGGATCTCCGACGCCCGGATGAGCGGCACCAGCTACGGCGCGTGCGTGCTGCACGTGGCGCCGGAATCGCACGTCGGCGGCCCGCTCGCGCTGGTCCGCGACGGCGACCTGATCACCCTCGACGTGCCCGGCCGCGTCCTGCGGCTGGAGGTCGGCGACGCCGAACTGGACCGCCGTCGCGCCGAGTGGACCGCCCCGCCGCCGCGGTACGAACGGGGCTACGGCGCGCTGTACTCCGAGCACATCACGCAGGCGGACGAGGGCTGCGACTTCGACTTCCTCGCCCGCTCCGGCGCCACCCCGGAGCCCGACCCGCGCTGACCGGTTTGTTCCCCGAGGGGCACTAGTCCGCCATGTCCGGCTCTGCCCGTACCCTGTAGCGCGGGACGCTGCAGGAGAGGTGGACAGTTGCCGTACGAACCGCGTTGGCCGGAATCCGAGGGCGAGCGGACCGAGGTCCTGCCCGTGGTGATGCCCGGCGACGTGCCACCGGACCCGGTCCCCGAGCCGTCGCGCCGCTTTGCCCGTCCTCGTTTGCGCCGCGCCGGCTGGGTGGCCGGCGGGGTGTTCGGCGTGCTGCTGGTCGCGTACCTGATCGACCTGCTGACCAGCCAGGGCAGCGTGCCGCGCGGGGTCACCGTGGCGGGCGTCGACGTCGGCGGGCTCGACCGGCCGGTGGCCGAGCGCGAGCTGCGCAGCCAGATCGAGCCGCGGCTCACCCAGCCGCTCACGGTGACCGCCGGCGCCGCCCGCTCCACGCTGTCGCCGACGCTGGCCGGGCTGCGCCTGGACTGGTCGGCCACCCTGGACCAGGCCGGCGACCAGCCGGTGAACCCATTCATCAGGCTGTCTTCCTTCTTCACCAGCCGCGAGATCGGCGTCGTCTCGCACGCCGAGGCGGACAAGCTCGACCCGGCGCTGGAAGACCTGCGCGGCCGCGTCGACCACGACGCGGTGGAAGGCACCGTGCGCTTCGAAGGTGCCACGCCCGTCGCGGTGCCGCCGCAGGCTGGGCAGAAGCTCGACGTCGCGGCGGCCAAGCGGGCCGTGCTCGCCGGCTGGGCGAGCGGACAGGAACTGGCGCTGCCGGTCGTCCCGGCGCCCGTGCGGACCACCGCGGAAGGCGTGCAGACCGCGCTCGAACAGTTCGCGAAGCCCGCCGTGGCCGCACCGGTGACGATCAAGGGCGAGGGCGCCGACGCGACACTGCAGCCCAAGGACATCGCCGCGGCGCTGTCGTTCGAACCGGCCGAAGGCGGTGGCCTGACGCCGAAGATCGACCCGAAGAAGATCACCGACGTCGCCGGGCCGCAGCTCAAGGCGTCGGAGAAGGAAGGCAAGGAGGCCACCGTCGGCTTCTCCGGCGGACAGCCCGTGGTCGAGCCCTCGGTGGACGGCAAGGCCGTGGACTGGGAGCCGAGCCTCAAGCCGCTGCCGGACGCGCTCAAGCGCGCGGACCAGCGGGAGCTGA includes the following:
- a CDS encoding VanW family protein, whose amino-acid sequence is MPYEPRWPESEGERTEVLPVVMPGDVPPDPVPEPSRRFARPRLRRAGWVAGGVFGVLLVAYLIDLLTSQGSVPRGVTVAGVDVGGLDRPVAERELRSQIEPRLTQPLTVTAGAARSTLSPTLAGLRLDWSATLDQAGDQPVNPFIRLSSFFTSREIGVVSHAEADKLDPALEDLRGRVDHDAVEGTVRFEGATPVAVPPQAGQKLDVAAAKRAVLAGWASGQELALPVVPAPVRTTAEGVQTALEQFAKPAVAAPVTIKGEGADATLQPKDIAAALSFEPAEGGGLTPKIDPKKITDVAGPQLKASEKEGKEATVGFSGGQPVVEPSVDGKAVDWEPSLKPLPDALKRADQRELKAVYKNSPAKVTTEQANQLGVKEVVGEFTTGGFAADSGVNIKVVAQKVNGAIVKPGETFSLNGFTGPRGKPQGYVEAGVIENGAPAREVGGGISQFATTLYNASYFAGMKDAGHREHSYYISRYPAAREATVFQNPNGSSVIDLKFTNDSDTGIAIQTIWSPSSLTVKLWGTKRYTVESVPGERSNPTDPPTKPGPAENCHASNGAPGFTTTDTRVLKDVSSGREVSRHTRTVRYNPQPKITCGA
- the araD gene encoding L-arabinonate dehydratase translates to MRKPEDLRSHRWFGGDELRSFSHRARARQLGYLPEEHLGKPVIAILNTWSDINPCHMHLRERAEQVKRGVWQAGGFPLEFPVATLSETYQKPTPMLYRNLLAMETEEILRSYPIDGAVLMGGCDKTTPALLMGAASAGLPAIFVPAGPMLRGHWRDQTLGSGTDMWKYWDERRAGLIGDAELAELERGLARSPGHCMTMGTASTMTSAAEVLGLTLPGAASIPAVDSAHHRMAAASGARIVGQVWEDLTITKILDRSAYEDAITTVLALGGSTNALIHLIAMAGRSGIGLTPADFDAIARRVPVLANIRPGGAWLMEDFYYAGGLPGLLSRLTDLLHPDRLTVSGQTLGETLAEARVHNDDVIRPRDNPLAAEGGIAVLRGNLAPSGAVIKHIAAAPELLTHTGSAVVFDDYRDLKKRINDPSLGITADSVLVLRGSGPLGGPGMPEYGMLPIPDHLLAQGVRDMVRISDARMSGTSYGACVLHVAPESHVGGPLALVRDGDLITLDVPGRVLRLEVGDAELDRRRAEWTAPPPRYERGYGALYSEHITQADEGCDFDFLARSGATPEPDPR
- a CDS encoding GntR family transcriptional regulator, with the protein product MPPTFSLPASRTEVVLEEIRRGILTRELRPGQPLVEAELAQRLGVSKTPVREALKVLSNSGLVTFSPYKGASVCVVDAELAKSVYDVRMVLEPEAVRRSVERRDPSLFEDAAEALKEASAALADKDHAALSLLNRRFHRALYLGCGNPLLVSILDDLKDRAALITVVGWDASPSWRKEWAEHKAVLAAAKKGDAAGAEDLLRKHIGSFLERVLDAIGEQEA
- a CDS encoding metallophosphoesterase family protein, coding for MRLLLVADTHLPKRAKELPEEVWAEVALADVVVHAGDWVDLDAFDQLAVASKRLVAVYGNNDGPELRAWLPEVARVDLGGVRLAVVHETGDAKGREQRCDALYPDADVLVFGHSHIPWDSVTPGGLRLLNPGSPTDRRRQPFCTYQTAEIRGGELVDVELHELPPRG